The segment AAACCACAAGTTAATTGGGAACTCGGAACAACATCTAAAGCACGACGCTTTAGATGAAAACAACTTTTTCCCCTTCCTATTAGCATGTTTCAACCTTGGATTACTTATTAATGACTCATGAGGAAAATGGCTCTCATTGCATCTAAATATATCTTCGAAGGATGCACAGTTATTGAAGAAGCgctaattgaaatttaatgcaatttgttTAGTAGTTTCTCAGTAACACAGAGGCCTACTAGCAACATCTTCACCTTCACGTCTTTACCCTCCTTGAAAAATGAACTGTTCCAAAATGGATTGTATGATTTCATTTCTATGTAgcttatacatttatttttttgaaattcggtATACCAGTTTAATAGCTATCGTATGAATTGTACAAAGAatataaatgagaatatttttctagaagccgaatattaaatttattacataaaaaaataagcttgttTTTGTCTGAAAATAACTGGAGAAGGTAGTTTTTAAATGTTGTAGTTTCGTAAAcaagtttagaaaaattttactCTTGTATATTACagtttgatctttttttttatataactaataatttttttttctttctcatatatgaagtatgcaaaaggaaaataatatgatttttaacaaatacaGCTTTGCGATTTAGATGATTTCCATGTGTTATAAATCCAAAACCATATTTCCGATTtggaaaaggatatttttattttcttgcatacgaAATACAGTGGGAGtatttaatcgtcaaaaaaataaaaaaaataaaataaaatcaaacttcAGATTTTGTCAAATTTCTATGAagccaaaaaacacatttttgttattatgtctgtctgtctgctagTACGTCCATCCATCTCTTTGTCAgtctgggacaaagataactcaaaaacgttttgagctagacggatgaactTTCGTATAGGGTCTttccatcaaatttgtagatttgctttaaattttgcgCAAATTCCATTCAGATGAATTCTGTCTTTCTGGctgctttttatatttaagcagtagtaaatataaattaacactataacacttaaatataataaacacttaaatataaattaacactataaaagcaaaacaaagagagtCAGATGGAGAATGTTCAGTTCACAAATTTAAcctctataataattaaaagactCAATGATGAAGTCAGTGTTTTTTCTATAAAGGcagtagatattttaaaaacaattgagaAAATGGTggattattttgagaaaattcatcaGTATACCGTCTTCCGATCATCGCGCTTGCATTAATAAACAATGATTATCTATTTATTGTTAAGATCAAAGGaatgctaaaatataaataaaacataaaatttcattaggTTAAGGTCCATGTTAATATAATGGATTACGAATATGCAGATTCCCCGACCAAAATGGCTAGTGAAGGAGAAAAAGCAGATTTTCATctgaccccccccccttccaaaaCACACAACTCCATTGCtagcagaaatataaattaagcaatatatgATGTTCTATTTTTCTATGTTGGAAgctttattattagatttaattatagttcatatatttttgttatattcatatatttaaatacatatacatatttaaatggttatataaatatattcatatatttttgtctCTCTTCTAGAGAGGTATCCAGAGAGTGGCGGCTGAAATCAACGAGGAGGGTGGAGAGGCCCATGTGCACGTTTGTGACATCAGCGACCTATCTCAAGTACAGAGGGTGGGGCAAAAAGTACTGCAAGAAGTGGGTGACGTCACAGTTGTTGTGAATAATGCAGGAATCCTTCAAAATGTACTCTTTTCAAACCTTGATCCGGCCAAAATAAGGAAAACACTGGAAGTAAACATTCTATCTCACTTCTGggtaagaattttgttttgttctttcaCCGCTTATAATCCtttggtatttttctttttaaacagtaTATGAGTGTTGTGTTCACATTAAAAATggaacaattcaaataaatacaggTTTTATCTGCAAAGATAtgcaaaattagttatttaaattgtGATTAGCTTGATTAGTTAGGGAAATGAAATGTAATACCACCGATAGAGAGTTACTCCAGATTGTCCAAGAGCATTGCTGATAATTGAccgttttaaaataaagttaaacacAGACAATTACTATAAGAAACGAATAATAATGCCGCACCATTAAGCTAACGTGACCATATGTTGCtatattatcttcaaatttttacatactttttttttttgcatttttattttaaatttgtaagtgTGTCATAACTAATGGAGCATATCATGGGAAAAAAACTTAAGTATGTCTTgaacaaaattatgtttaaaaatccaTACAAAGAAACGCAAATCCTTGGAACGGAGAGAAATGGTAttttaagaaagattattttctatgcataaagaagtttttttttttcaatttatatgctACAAATACATACGCAGaagaggaaataataataataaaaaagatagaaCAATGACACGCATTGTCTTTATGACATAAAGACTTCCCATTGTCCAAAGCATCGTTGATATTTTCCCCGGAATATTTGCATTGGGACTATAGAGACCAGAACAACAGAGGAATAAAAACTgctaataattataatagatttGATTGCGAAACGAAACCTTATGCATAGGCTATCAGACTTTTTGGACGAAACGCTTTTAGGCCCTGATGGAAAGTTCACATCCTGAATAAGAAAACTTTTGGATTCCTACAATAGATGATTTAACGTTATCTGAAATGTTATTGAATATTTGCTAAGAGATCGATTGCATTTTGGAAATACACAAAGCTAAATAACCGAGATCATAACcactttattaattcataaataggGAAAATACCTTCTTTGTTCTCTCGATAAAATCTATCACTTGTGGACATATTTAGTCTAAGCACTCTAtttttaaatctagttttaaagAAGTAAGAACTGGGACCAGTAATCCactattatttcatgaatttcgCAATTCGAAATTGATGATATCTAAGCATCACTACGAATCTGTAATACCGCTTCTCTACATGGTTGGTCTGATAGTTAGGAAGAAagttttatagacatttttaatgGATACTAGGTTAAGGATACCCGGCTTTGGTGGCGAGTTTAACAAATATTTGGGAATTTTTGAGATATAAATGAAGGttatagaaaaatgtttgaaataagaCTCAATTTCTGTTAGGATCTGAAATCTCGAGATTCTTCTGGGAAATTACATGCCCTATTGGGAAAACTTATATTAACGCAAGGGACGGAAGCAATTTGGTcagttcttttgaaattttgaccgCATGATGAAACGCCGAACAATGTGATTTAATTCGCAGTTTCTTCGCTATTTGTGTGTTTAGATAATTATTGTTCTATATGTTcaccagtgttttttttttaaatttgtgtttctgGAAAAATACATCTTTTTCTACTTTCCAATATATTGGACTTTTTTCAATGTAACCCACCAGACGATTTTTCGTGACAATAtacaaattgcttagagaaataGAATGAACTCTAAACCTTTTCATAACTGATTACTAACACTGCTATAATAAATTTCGGACCAATacaacatttgatatttttttgtaacgGTTTTCTGCATTATACAAAGTACAGccaaattcaatcaaaaaattcAGGTGGATGATAGTAAGCATCAAGGAGCTGAAAAATGATTATAGGCCATACTTAGTtcttaaaaatcgtaaaaatagaCAGACCAAATGAAGTGACTATTCATTGTTTTTAGGAATTTTCTCCCACCAAATATGATTTGCTACTCATGTTCTGTGGCAATTTTTTCATCCTCTTGATGCTTACTGTCAGTTCTCTAAATTTATCGGCATATATATATTAGCAGCACCCTATATACAAGGTGATCATAAATATAGAGTTTATATAGACGTCTTGTATATTATATAGTATAGACgttgctaatatatatataatatattagcaACTTTCTGTATATAAGgcgatcataaaaataatttcctctgtTTGGAGGAATCTGCAGCTAAACTAAaaggaatgaaaagaaatttcatatatagaCTATGGaaggcacacacacacaaaaaaaaatgtgtcggTCTGTTTCTATGTTTTACTTTATCTTCTATCCTCAGATCAATAAATTTTTCCTCCCGAGGATGATGGCAAACGGAAAAGGACATATTGTGGCTACGGCTTCTGTTGCAGGATTGCGAGGATGGTTGTATCTGGCAGATTATAGGTAACCCTTTTTAACATTtcctttattctaaatatttctattctcGAACCTCCCATGCAGTATGGTTTGCCTGTTGTTTCGTGAAAGACAGGCAAAGATGGCTGTTATAGCAATTAACATAACAAATATTAGTCAAAAATACTAATTCTTAATAGCAAGTGATTAGAGGTAAAAATAGAATTCAgaatcaaaaactattttataaatttttgaattcactgttgcaaatggtaaataattatgtttagttTGCGATGCATCAGTTGCTATCCattgcagaatatatatatatatattttttttgattttaaaaattatagatctgaggttagagaaaaaaaaattatagatctgtGTGTACCCTCTCTGGCAAGCAATTAGAGTTCGATAATGAGAAGTCAAGGGAATAGTAAGCGGATCTTAGCTTTCTCGGAGAATATAGCAATGATAGTTTGAATGCGTTAGGCATGTCCTGATGATGAATCATACCATATCCGGTGAGGGATTGATCCGTGGGTCTTCTATTTTGTAATTGATCTTAGTATTCATATTACATTCGCAGTAACTAGTCATTCTAACACATCTTCCGGCCTAGGTCTAAATTAAGGAAAGAGGGTTATATCTTATATCTCTATATATATGTTGGAAATGGACGTCATtgcaaaatagcatttatttaaaagattacatGGATGTTTGAAAGAGTACGAAAATTCATACATGCTTCACGGATGCTTCTTGTTAAgagaaagatatttataatttaataaggaTAATTAATCAGATAAACATGATTCCTCATATCTTAATTCCTTCGCATACAATGATgggtcattaaaaaataaaactttgatatttaCAACTATTATTAAATCAAagcagtaattaatttaaaaggcaACAATCACTTACACATGTTAAAGGAAAAGTATTCTACACTTTATTATGATGATTGAAACAAAACATCTCAAACAGAATATGCCATCTATTAAGGAggttaaataatttcattggGCAAATATAGATTTAGAAACAATGCTGACAAACAATGTAATTACAGttcttgaaatatgaagaaaCTTATAAAGGCATTCGAGTCatcagttaaaaagaaaaaaataagttttgtctTTAGAAGATCCTCTTAGTGAGTTGTTCTTGCAGAccgatttttcaaataaaatatctctttgtcattaaaaattcaaaagtaaagaaaatttcattttattctactGGATTTAACACAGAAAGTCTATttcttgcaaaatattaaaatcgataGTTTTGATTCTCGGttcactttgaattttttaacggatctaaaaatatttataaactagcTGATATACCCAGCATTACGTGGGATTAAAGTCTTTTTATGTAcaatgattttgataaataaattctctttgagtaaaatattataatgtacacatttcattttaaaactatgtagggaaataaaaaaatgaaataaaaaaataattgtagaaataGTTATAATGGTTTAGCTCGAAGTTGTCTAGTAAAGGGGTATTTGTTTACAAGTTTCCTTATTTCGAAATCATCtacattacttttttaaagaattaaaaaaaaatacacaaaaataaaattggtaccGTTGAAAAGGTAAACTTGTTAAATTTATGTTGGTGCAATTTTTTTTCGGATTGATTTCAATCCAAATTTCTGTGGAGGAAATGCAAGACATTGATGTATTTCTCACAGCCTGCAGCTACTGCAATCGATGTACGTATATTTCATCTGCTTGCAAGGTctttatattactttcattttagcGATTGACttttccttatgtttaagtattattaaaccaatatattaaaataaatgaaaacctgacaaaaatgattttatcaaaatgaaacagaaattaaaaaaatagtggtagaataattcaaatttaacattaattttaaaatgttacaattttttttaaagaaataaaaacaattgaaagaattattgtgcaaaaaggaaattgatatcattgagaTGATAAAATGTCCACTTTtaagatggtattaaaatatttcttttaagattatttgttcagaatttattgtaaaaaatgataacattgcaattaatttctaagtaatatttaaatactttttgcacGTAGAAAAGTTGATAGTATTCTTTCTCTTGTTTTAACGAATAAATGTGCTAAGTTCGGTTCTAATCGACTCAGTGATTAGAAGTAGATATGGAACATAACATACATCCATACATAGCCACAATGACATTTATTAACACTAAACGTCCGGGTATCTTACGGATATATTGGAACTATTATTGGAAAACAGTCATTTCTCCGTTTGCAGTAGGTTTAGTGCAAAGATTCAATTTATCGCTGAATACAAAATTGGTATATTCAAGCAGAACCAATAAGCATGCCATCCAAAGAAAAATAGTAGtgacatagaaaaaaaagtgacagacacttaaacaaatttaattgcatatattttcttGTCATGTAACGTCATAATCTTTTTCTGCTTGCAACATAGTCTATGCGTGTATATTGAATAAGCGCAgagaattttaagtatattaaatgattttatcaatGAATTTGACATAAGTGACGCACTGAAAGAACCAGCCTTccagatcccccccccccaactgcTGGCCCagtttctctaatttttatttcatatgaatgctCATGACTTCTAGATGCTTTATTAATAATTGTCAGTCTCTCACTCCCCTCcctttccttttttgaaaaatcgCAAAAACATTACTCCCCTGTAGTATATTCTCTAAGGGGAAAAGATAGTGATGAAATTCCTAAGTTTCGATCTCTGTACCAATTCcacgatttttttatatgaaaatttgtgaATCCTTGATATATCATTAGTGGCCGTTTGTCCCCAACTCACAATTTTTGTGAGAAATTGCGAGAATATTACTTCAATGTGCAACTTCTGCTTAGAAAAAATTCACTACAGAGTTCACCAGTCTCAACCATTGTACCGATTTCACCgactttttttcatataaaagccACGGAatactaaatatatgaaaaatgttcGTTTGTTTCTTCTCCGTTCTCCATTATCGAGAGACTAAAGCAAATTAAATATGTGACACGGATCCCAGTCACAATATCTAGACCGATTTCGCAAATTTATACATCTATTTATCTCGGCAGTTTGCGCTCATAACTAGCAAATTAGATTGCTTTATGTTGACtatgcaaatataatttgaaataatactttcgTTTGATGTGATAAGATCACgtgatatttcataaatgttgtttgaaattagtaaattaatattattaataaactggGCAAACTACTGAAACTAGGCCGAAGGCTTGTTATTAACAAAATTTGCCAGTttgagttaatttaattttttttagcttgtttgggaacttattattattattactattttatttgttttatttcagcgCTTCGAAGTTCGCAATACTGGGCATGATGGAAGCCATGGAAGAGGAAATGCGATTTCTCGGACTGGATGACAAAATTCATTTCACTACCGTTTGTCCAATGACTATAAACACAGGAATGAACCAGAATCCCACTACCAGGTGATTAACTTTGGCTTGTTCTCGttctcaatattttgaaaaaatatagttaCTTTCCTGGTGGGGCTCGTTTTTAAAAGATAGCGGAACTTTACGCATCAGCTCATTCTGAATAATATTTCGATATAAGATTagtcagtagaaaaaaaaaatgcataatttattctGACGAAAGCGGAACGAATGCATTATTATATTCTgaacatttcaatataaatattctgaTCGAAGGATTTGaacgatttattaaatatttttaaataaatttactatttgaaTATCTcagtaaaaatatctgaatttgaccaaatataataatttaaatacaaagttttaaaatatttataaaacggaggtctaaaaactataaaattttcgaaatcatacATTTTTAGCAAAATAGGTATGATTTTATAAATCTGTATTAGATTAGGAATCAGTATGGAATTATAATAACATATGAGCTAAGAGAAGTTATTTTACGCTTTTTAATACGTTAATTAATAtgtagtatattaattttttatatttagtaattattttctgctttttagtttTGCGTGTGTATGAAATTTTGCTATCGATTTCAAACTAACTGCCCGATTAGCTACACCTGATGACGAATTTCTAAAGAAGACAAGAAACCAAGTTATTATCGCATTGTCCTCCAGTTCTGAGTTAAAGTTTCAAATCGTTAACTCAATGAGAAATcgcatattattaattattcaagtCTCTACTTATCAGGAAGTTAATTAAAAAcggatttcaaaatttacatcgaACAGACAAATAAGCAGACAGACAAGGAAGTGagttaataaaaacatgttaaacatttcgaatatttcaacggaaatattttggatttctaaataaacaaaatgttctGATGTACtgacaaatttgaattaaatactgattaaattaaatattcagactAAAATGGAAAATATCTCATTGTTTCTGGAAAATGTTGTCTTATTGTAATTGCATCTTATTCTTTCTGCAAAATCTGTAGCTACTAAACTAGAtatgaaagcaaaaaattaacAGCATTGCAATAATTAGCTATTAGAATAagttgaaaagttaatttttttaaatttattgctacattttaatttctagaaatgaatattatcattatattctatCCACTTTTAGTGACTATATTGGTTTGTTGggattattatttgtatttgctttcaattaaagttctaatgtataactttttatatatgccttaaaaaggtatttttaagcATCGTATTGTGACAGACATTAAAGCCGTATCAGTTTAATAGGTTTCACCTTTTCTGTTGATTATGTAAATGAACCATTTAAATGGAATCTAGTGCTATGACATCATAATGctataaaaacataattgtcCCTTATAATCTGTATTCAAATTGTACGTTATCTTTCGTGGTaatgtttcattttctgatttctcgtgcaaaaataatttttggaattatgtatgtcTGGCTGTGAacaaggtaactcaaaaacgcttcgagcTAGACTAATggaatctgaaatataaattttgcgccataatttcaaatttctatagaattttgaaCGATATCCAGTCAGAGGAAGTCTGTTCTTCCAGCTGTCTGAGtacaaatgaacatgataatgacaaaacataaagagttagataaataaaatttggtacacaggtttagcaacTAAAAGATTCTCatcatattttaaaccaaatccgtcaaggaaTATTCTGTCGCTCGGTATTTCCACAagcatataaacacaataatctatatctatacttataataaagctcaatgtgtgtgtgtgtgtgtgtgtgtgtgtgtgtgtgtgtgtgtgtgtgtgtgttggcgctctacaggcaaggtcatttgacatacagctatcacatttggtacatgtataccttagaggtggggaatgtgcacctggggtccctttttttgaaattttaattagaattttaattattaattaaaaactaactttcccgccaaaaaaatcttccattttccccaccgccaaatgagtaaggcatcggtattttttttctcccaacagtaatgaggctagggttaacgtttttcggcggattatttcaaacgattctgtttattttcttaatgtttgatgcatttaaaattaaacattgttaattaatccatgcttcagattcattctgaagaacttttgaataaaaataaaacagaataaaggaaattaaaaatgtctaatccgcatagcgttaccccaactggcgtagaaaaaaaatcacgtatttgcgttacgtaactggcgttgaaaattcacgcatgcgctttgtgttctgaattccgcattgtgttgacgaattattatcaaccgatgcggactagatttaaattttttttaggttcgttgcatgtttttgtaattaaaatgtatttatgttagttatatattttttgtatatgcttatagttttaagtgcatcgttttttaagtagttttttttaaaacctgttttaaaccgtctattttaaacgattcgtttcattttcttagtgtttgatgcatttaaaagtaaacattgttaatgaatcgatctgctcatgatgaatctaagaaaattttgttgacaaattcttgagataatacgtaaattgaaaaggatattctttagtgcccataaagtttaaacgctgagtgactctattttcattaatcagattataaaaaaattctttgtttcagtaaaaaatattattatattaattgcagattaattctttccactttaatttaaaacataaattctacgggatctaacagaaaatgagagagatacatattacgttatgactgaaggcctttataatattatgagtgaattatatgactctcaaaatttgaagttttaaaatattttgatgaagaagctattaaagtaggaattgcataaaatatttcattattaaaattttaacgaacattaagaatggcgaaccggctgatcgccaaaggcggctagtataaaaataaaaatgaccaatgaatgaattttgatatatgaGTTTGAGAGttcaattgtagttctatgtcaagtTTTGCTTTCAACTGATCGGAAAGGCGTCCAAAACACACATCTGATTTTCGGGTACTTGCGTTTTAACTGCTTGCCAGGGATTAATCTTCAGCTTTGGCATTGACTAAAGAgcgatatttcgtaactgttgttccCCAATGATTTGCAAGGCATTCGCTGCCTTACCTAAGATTCACGGATTTGTGTGGGAATAAACactgttgagactctacctgaatttcatttcattcagtcgtttctccgctaataagattcaaagatgtgggatcgtaatgtgaaataatccactcgttattaatctgactccattttattatctatccatattacaattctatttacatgctatatttatatttagttgccatatacaaaaacatacattggtttcgcgcgcagttaattctgattttagagttgtaaaaacAAGTTATAACTCTAGTATGATTagagttaaaattagttttttagccaaaggcgctcgtaacatcctcccaccttttgatttttaaattaggaggttacaaaatcaaaattaacaaaatattgcattcaaaatatttagaaatcaaaacatgaaatgcacatatttgaaaagtacataataaagttcaaaagttagttaaaacgtgaaggtttaaccactcttcttccacttctagtttttgtttcatagtcgTTATTTTCCGAGCTTGGGATTTCGATTTCTTCATACGAAGCAACCGGTTCGTTTTTTCTCGCACCCACAGGATCGTCATTGTCTAATTCCAAGGGGTATAAACGTTGCACTGGACGCACAAGTTCCCCACTCGCTGTTTTCAGCTTCACTACTCGGATGCAGCCATCTTTCCCAGGAAACACTTCAATTACCAATCCCAAAGGCCAGTCTAGtcgctttttgatatcactttcaattataacaatatctcccacttgcacttgtctagatttctttccttttggcttcttctggattaacaagcttagatattcttttcgaaatcttttcctcaagtcctctcgtaatttttgttgatactgaTATCGTTTGGAGATATTTACTTTATCCAAAGTATCCAAATCGGGAACTCCTACCTTTGTAGTCTCTTGAATGAACATTGAGGGAGTCAGTGGAATTAAATCATTCGGATCTTCCGATAGATAATTCAGAGGTCTAGAATTGATGTTGGCT is part of the Argiope bruennichi chromosome 10, qqArgBrue1.1, whole genome shotgun sequence genome and harbors:
- the LOC129988402 gene encoding 17-beta-hydroxysteroid dehydrogenase 13-like, yielding MPNAVYRPVASSPEKHDRFSTFRDFFLLVGNIVWTVISSAFNAVFVTKPKKSLKGEVVLVTGAGNGLGRELALKFAEEGAILVLWDVDERGIQRVAAEINEEGGEAHVHVCDISDLSQVQRVGQKVLQEVGDVTVVVNNAGILQNVLFSNLDPAKIRKTLEVNILSHFWINKFFLPRMMANGKGHIVATASVAGLRGWLYLADYSASKFAILGMMEAMEEEMRFLGLDDKIHFTTVCPMTINTGMNQNPTTRLPSIVPILKVTETARIIVEAVQKNERLITVPRSLLYPLLFLRLFPRKIAQLVFDFAEYNMLPNSQEKSLSSS